From Solanum stenotomum isolate F172 chromosome 2, ASM1918654v1, whole genome shotgun sequence:
CTATCTCTTTGATAAATAAACTCTGAATAAATTGCCATATCTACATgccatatattaataataataataataatatggcAAATGATGTTTTCTTGAGCCTTTTTTCCTCGTGCCTTTTTATTCGTCTCGAGTAGTGTGTCGGGGATGTCTATATTAACTTATGTAATTTCTGAATATAAatagtcatatatatatacctagGGTGGCGTCACCACAAGCTAGAATTccctttaaatttatttattttcaaaactagtctttccctttcatgaaacgttgtgaattttatgaagagttgcgacttctatgaaaaattgtaacttttatgaaaggttatgacctttccgaaaggttgtaacttttccaaagagttgtgatcttttcgataaggcacaataaacatttgttcacactaccctttgttgtctataaatatagAGATTTTCTGCCATTATTATTTGTAGATTTTTTCCCATTGTAGGGTAgtcgaattcaaatacattaattaagctTCTTATGAGGATTGTTTCattcctcaaagttttcttTCTCCTATTTCATGGAGCTTAATCTTTACTATAAGTCATAAGTCATAGTGATCATGTAATTAtgacaatttatttttgttattttggtgacttttttttttaactctgtttaaaattttagcaaagatgattgaaaattaatcttttcttttgtccctttctacAGGTTTCTTcgtataaataaagaaaattgattttgattgCAATGCGACATTACTACTCTTGCACCTTTCATTCCACAACTCATAACGTTGTTGAAATGGTTGAATTCATTACATTTGGTTCTTTAGTAaacaaaacttttatttttgccACTATTATTTCtatgtatttttttctatagGAGAGTcgaattcaaataaattaattaaacttcttATGAAGTGTGTTTCTTTCCTCAAAGTTTTTTTCCTCATATTTCATGAAGCTTAATTAGTGATTCATGTATCTATTGCAATTTCTATTTGctattttggtgatttttttttaactttgttaaAAATTTCAGTGGggatatttgaaaatttatcttttcttttgttcCGTTCTACAGGTTTTTTCATATACCTTTTGGGAAAATTGCTTGTGGGTTGTGCTATATTTGATTGCACACAACAAATATGTGATTGTTTGTTAAAAGAGCCAAACATAGTGCACTCTTGCTTGCCAcaattagtatattattttgattattttttcttaggTACAAACAATTCATATGTCTTTGCACTCTTCCTAGAATATTAGTATAGACACAATTAGTCCACTTCTTTTGTCGCAAGTTAAGtaatttatcatatttcttCGTCTCTTCTTTTTGGGCATAATAAGAGATCCAGTTTTATTGAAACTAACAAATGTCCAAAatacactataacaaaaataatttttatcgacaataaatatgcacattaacgAAGTGTGCTAGAGCCTTTACCggcattaattaattgtcattagattcaatgttgCTGTAAACTTCAGGGACATTTATAGAGAGTAGCAAATGcctctaaaaatacatatttagcgacaATTACACTATTAATTGTcgttaaaaatcatttttactgTAGTAATAACTCTTTATTTCgataaagttttttgtttaattttattaagaAGTGACATCTCTTTCTTTTGGAttatttcaattaaattgtgaactgtAAACTTAGATACAACCCGATAGACtatcattttgaaaaatatgttaagcaacatgtctttttcttcttgattgctAGGAAAGTAAGgttgtctttattattatttgtggatATTTGTGAGTTCAAGTGCTCACAAAATTATGCTGtgagattttaatatgttatgtgTCGAAATTTTGGTTTAGAATATCCAGTTGTGAACAATTTCATTCAGATGCCACTTATTGCTTGGTTGATAATTGTATTAATTCTTTGTATCTGCATACTATAACCATAACAACAACTATGGTTCAATTCCAAATAAGTTGGGGCCGGTGATATGAAACATAAGCAATAGTAATGACTATTCTAAGACAATGAGGAAAAACATTTATGATACTAATAATTTTAGGGCTATTTTTAACATATACATGATACGTCATACTATAATAAAACCAGATTGATGGATGTTCTTGTAAGGAGCTGAAGGTCTTCCATTTgagtttatttaattatgttctTGTATGGACGTGATGTTCCACTTTACTTGGGAGTATTGTTGTTCGAGGCTTTTTGGTCTCTTCTTTAACGTCTGATATTGCTTTCTTTATAACTTTTTAGAATTTAGAAAATTTCATTCATAGACTTCTTTCTTATACTTTCATATACCTTTTGGGAAAATTGCTTGTGAGTTGTGCTATATTTGATAGCACACAACAAATATGTGATTGTTTGTTAAAAGAACCAAACAGTTTGCTCTCTTGCTTGCCAcaattagtatattattttgattattttttcttaggTACAAACAATTTGTATGTCTTTGCACTCTTCCTAGAATATTAGTATAGACACAATTAGTCCACTTCTTTTGTCGCAAGTTAAGtaatttatcatatttcttCGTCTCTTCTTTTTGGGCATAATAAGAGATCCAGTTTTATTGAAACTAACAAATGTCCAAAatacactataacaaaaataatttttatcgaCAATAAATATGCACACTAACGAAGTGTGCTAGAGCTAGGCCTGGTAGGGGGACCGGGTCGGCCCGCGATCGGTTCGAGAACTGTCTTGCCGGACCCGGTCCCGTCGATTCTCGAGGGATGGGGGGATCACGGGTTAGGGGACCGGAACCGGCCGGTTCACCATTTGGTCCCGGTCGACCCGGCCCGGCTGAACCGACCAGTTTTGCGGGATCCTGatttgtttatgttttttttttaattgtatctGTTGCCAACCGTTGGGGCAACGACTAgtgccccccccccccaacggatttatttcacttttttactTTCCCAGCACCccctacttttaatattttaatttaaaccctcaagttatcataaatacactttaacccatttttaatattataaatacccctccatcccttattattttttacaaaatcatCTATTCTCTCATCTATTTCTATATCCTCTCAATCCTAagtcttaattttttattccatttaagtctcatattattataatacatatatttcaattctaaatttttatattatatcataatatatattattctcatatttgctatcaagtattggagttccaaactacaagcttcaagaatcggttataacgtctgctattaacgcagacgtttggtacattcgtttcataatatttatattttatttttcgtcattaatttttgtgttattattatttttatattacactttacatataattaaatatgagttctagCAAAAAAGATACgggtaaaggaaaagagaaagaaccaagtggcattagtaaattatttaattttaataaaaatagtagtaaggaaaaaaataagagtaaatgtggtggtactTCTTCTAAATTAATGtctagagttagatttaatacaaatgattctacttatgttgatgatacttcttatgatattgattcaaatgttCAACTCGATCATGAaattttacaacaaatttatggtgatattaatccttatcttgatgaaaattcaggtgaagaagtagaagttggtTCGGGAGAAGAGGAATTAGAAGATACACCTACTAGTCTGGTGACAGAAGttccaaatgaaactacaaattcaaaGGAGCAAAATTGTGGACGTCCACCCCTTATACCTCCTACAAGGGAAAAGGTGAAGTATCAACGCCCTAAAACTTCTGTTGcgtggcaatttatgactttagataaggaaaactctattgctatttgtaataagtgtaagcaaccttttaaacataaacaaggtgGAGGTTAAGGTGGGACGGAGGGcttaaatagacatttgttatcttgtgtgatgattcaatataaagaagctaaatcattagcagatagaaaaaaaggaattccagttaatgattttgatattaatgttaatgaatcggtAGGGGCTTCTATCATGGTTCAAGGAACATTAAATCCTTCTAACCCCGGTGGTCCACTAATacaacgtaaatataataaggaaagagatcgcaaaaatttagctaaaatggtttctgtttgtggtttgccttataattttccttcacatcccgattttattgaatatattcaacaaacttataatcctacttatagaggtttttcaagaaatactgttaaatatgatgtttttgtatatcaaggtaaatattgtcaatatcttcgttgtatatttagcatattagattgtagagtgtcTATAACTTCGAACATGGGTCGTAGTGTTAATGGATGTGATTATTAACTATTACAGCACATTGGATTGATCATAactggaatttgcaaaaaagaatcttaagttataaagaatgtgtagagaaaaaaatgggtgcatatttagcttcaaatattttgagtgttcTAGATTATTACATGtttatagataaagtaatgCCTGTCGCATTAGATGATGCATCTAATAATACAAACGCTGGCAGTATGTTAAAAACTAGATTATGTCTAATTGatgttaattcttttcatgttagatgtgttgcacatACATTAAATTTAGTTATACAAgatggtatttcattatttaaatgtggttgtatgaaaattgaatatgttgttgcctAGATTTTTTATGCTTATAGAGTTGCTAGAATTAGGGAATTTAATGAGCgttgtgtactatgtgatttgtcaccaagaaaaattccaagacatattaaaacaaAGTGGAATTCTTTTACGAAATGTTTTTAATTGCTTACGAATATAAATGACCCAtacaaatggtgtttaatgctcataatgctgaCCTATTAGagagaatttgtgaagaagattgggaagaaactaatgaatattagaatttttaagacttttttatgATGCTACAATCATGTTTTTtggaatttattatcctactatttcatcagtattaataaatatttgtgttatttcaattcaattttctaaatacaaaaaaaatgaaaaatttagagttgcaattgaaggtatgattgaaaaattttaaaaatatttttttcctattcctcaaatttttttaactgcTACTTTACTTCATCCTGACTATAAATTACGAGGTGTGCAGGGACTTGTTGACACTTTTATGATACTTTAGAAATTTTACTGGAAAAAAATCCAACTTGTGAAATATGTAAGTctagcataaaagtagaagcaaaagttttgtatgaaaaatatagaactatAGGAAATACTCAAtgagaagttggtcaaacttctaatcctaaagtaaagctcgaatttcaagttatatgcgaggttttcttggtcttaattctactaaccgtgatgattttgaagaatatcttaatcaatctttagaaacaATGGAAGACGGAGATGGCAATGAAGATTTATTAGCATGGTGGAGGAGGCAGAGCGTTGCATTTTCAATTTTGAGCAAAATGGTCCGTGATGTTCTAGCtattcaagcttcatcagttgcatcagaggctgcttttagtgcggcaaggtttcaacttggtgatcatagacattcattggcGGAAGAAAGTTTGGaaacatcatttttatttagagACTGGGTCAACGCCGAGAGGAGGACTCATAATTTGCCaaggttaagttccaaacaAGAAGCTTGGATTAATGCGGTAATTGGATCTAGTGATAATGAATTAGAGTCACAAGAGTTTCTAGCAAGTTTGCCAACACCGCAGGATGTTACCGTCAATATGATGCgacaattaaaattgaattttaaaggagaATACAATAGATTACATCcgagaactaattgaaacagaacccttcctagaaggtggctgcgtaaattagttactcatctaatatttgtaacaaatattagttttacatatgagaatttattgaaacagaacccttcctagatggtggctgcgtagattagttactccactaatatttgtaaattgtaacttctaagttctaagttgcaattagattttattgaataaatttgaaggctttattcaagtcttttttatataactattgtcttgcattttaattttaattttaaaatacttaatttaaaaattgaaatttgacatttgaaatttcaagttaaagtcgtttaaaatatttaaaatacaaatttgaacttctaaaatttgaaacttgaaacttgaaacttgaaacttgaaacttgaaacttgaaatttgaaaacttaagcattttttattagctaaaaatgttattgaaaactaattaactaaataaactaaaaatgttattcaataacatataatttcaatacaaataaataaacatataaaaaaaataaaaatcccacGTTCCGTCCCATCCCGTCCCATCCcgtatatatagtgggacgggatggGTTGAATTTTTATCCCCCCAATCCCGGCCAAAGAGTCCCCTGTCCCGTCCCGTCCCCCTTCGTCCCATCCCCGTCCCCGTGCCCTTGCTAGCCATAGCTAGAGCCTTTAtcgacattaattaattgtcattagattcaatgttgCTGTAAACTTTAGGGACATTTATAGAGAGTACCAAATGcctctaaaaatacatatttagtgataattaagctattaattgtcgttaaagatcatttttactGTAGTAATAACTCTTTATTTCgataaagttttttgtttaattttataaagaagtaacaactctttcttttggattatttcaattaaattgtAAACTGTAAACTTGGATACAACCCGATAGACtatcttttttgaaaaatatgttaagcaacatgcctttttcttcttgattgctAGGAAAGTAAggttatctttattattatttgtggatATTTGTGAGTTTAAGTGCTCACAAAATTATGCTGtgagattttaatatgttatgtgTCGAAATTCTGATTTAGAATATCCAGTTATGAACAGTTTCATTCAGATGCCACATAGTGCTTGGTTGATAATTGTATTAATTCTTTGTATCTGCATACTATAACCATAGCAATAACTATGGCTCAATTTCAAATAAGTTGGGGCCGGTGATATGAAACATAAGCAATAGTAATGACTATTCTAAGACAATAAGGAAAAACATTTATGATACTAACAATTTTAGGATCATTTTAAACATACACATGATACGTCATACTATAATAAAACAAGATTGATGAATGTTTTTGTAAGGAGCTGAAGGTCTTCCATTTgagtttatttaattatgttctTGTATGGACGTGACGTTCCACTTTACTTGGGAGTATTATTGTTCGAGGCTTTTTGGTCTCTTATTTAACgtttgatgttgttctttatAACTTTTTAGAATTTAGAAAATTTCATTACTTCTGATCAACTGTTTCTATGGACATTTTCATAGACTTCTTTCTTATACTTAAAATCTCTGTATGAGtcataatttttgtataacaaaaacaaaaattaaaaaatatagcaCTTTAAGATTTCGCTTTGCCTTAAATAAAATGTTCTTCACAATGTAGTGTATGTATCGAAGATATGAATATTACTGAATGGTCATATATAAGcttaataaaatagttcaaacCCGTGCGAAGCACGGATAATTTACCTAgttaatatataaaacataattctaaaaagtaaaaacaagatgaagaaaaagaagataacaACGTAGCCACACCAATTTAGctgtaaaataaaatgagactTTTCATTAGGAGTATGTCATTTATAATTACACTAATTTGacgttacataaaaataataatattttttttccttcattataTAGCATATTTTTATCACAAAGTAGCAATCAAAATAGATTTCATATTTaatcatccaaacaaggtgtaatCCCCCATTTTCCCCAAAATCACTTCACAGAAATTTGAAACTTCTCTCCGGCGAAACAAAAATATGTCCGATTACCCTCACAATCCCTCCGGCTATGGTTACGGCCACCAACCACCACAATCTCAACCGTACTCCTCCGCTCCATACGGCGGTTCAGCTCCAGTACCCTACGGTGCTCCACCACCACAACAAGTCCACAGCTCACCCTACGGTGACCTAAATAAACCTCCGAAGGAAAATACCCCGTCTTCCGGCGATTACCCAGGTCCTTACGGATCGAATCCGTTTTCGTCACTGATGCCGTCGATTTTTCCACCCGGAACCGACCCGAATGTGATGTCTTGCTTTCAAATGGCGGATCAGGATGGTAGTGGGTTTATTGATGATAAGGAATTGCAGAAGGCACTTTCTTCGTATAATCAAAGCTTTGGATTGAGAACTGTTCATCTACTTATGTATCTCTTCACCAATACCAATATCAGAAAAATCGGtaaattcttcttctttctactAATTTGtttacaaattttttaaaaaaattaatgacgtGACTTGAGAaccatgatgtaggttcaaattttaatatatttttcccCATTTGTTGCTAGTGGATAGAATGAAATTAATTGAGTTGGACACAAGCTGACTTGGTCatgtaaaaaaaatgtgaaaaattaaccaaaaaaataaaatctattaAAGACAAAAACATCATGTGATTTTaattacttaatattttttgttgatgaAAGATTATAAATATGTTGTGAAATTAATCAAGATATGCTAAGGCTAAATAAAGtgagaaaatgattaaaaatatatagattcAAAATTGTCGTGTATCTATCAAATATTTAACAATCTTTTACCAATTTACTTCGTTTTACTAATTCTAagatgaaattattattttttgtcccATTTAATGgttagtattaaatatttttaaaataagaccAGCTTAATCTTGTTCTTAAATAAATTGTGATTTATTGGAGAAAGACAATAGTAaagtagtaaaaaataattttatttattgtttttaaagtaaaatacGAAAGAAAAATGTCACAACTAATATGAGACCGTGAAgtattttggttgatttgggCAGTTGAAGAACGTGTGTTTAGGATTAAACTTTGTAATTAAGGTTTGCTTATTAATTTAATGCAAAAAAGGCCATTAGTGGGGTCTTATAAACGCGTGTGGACTAAAATACTTATAGATAGAATTAGAGTGGaggatttttaattatttgttaatcaacatttcattttttaggTCAACTGCTCTGGCTGACATTTCTTCCACTgttaaaaaactttatttttttgttaatactAAGTagttgtatttcttttttatgtaaaataatCATGAGGTTGATACAATAACCACAATATACTCAGTATAATCATACAAGTGGGGTCTAGAAAAGGAAGTGTGTATATCGACCTTAACCCTACCTTGGAAGGTAGAGGGGTTGAGTCTGATAGACTCTCGATCGGCTCAAGTAAAAGCATTTCAAAATAGTTTGAAAAGCATAGTCAATGAGAGTGATGAAGCCAACAGAATAGTGTAGACCAAATGTTATTCCCAATCGCCAACAGATGTGTGTAGGTCAACTCAGCATCGAGGTGTGATTTAATATAAAAGGAGTGATAGTTGAGGTATGGAACTTGAGAAatagtgatagtttaggtaggtaAATAAAACAATGGATAATTGAGGTATGAAACTTGCAAAATGGTGATA
This genomic window contains:
- the LOC125856721 gene encoding calcium-binding protein CBP-like, encoding MSDYPHNPSGYGYGHQPPQSQPYSSAPYGGSAPVPYGAPPPQQVHSSPYGDLNKPPKENTPSSGDYPGPYGSNPFSSLMPSIFPPGTDPNVMSCFQMADQDGSGFIDDKELQKALSSYNQSFGLRTVHLLMYLFTNTNIRKIGPKEFTAVFYSLQNWRAIFERFDKDRSGKIDSSELREALHSLGYAVYGPVLELLVSKFDKTGGMNKAIEYDNFIECCLTVKGLTEKFKEKDITYSGSATFTYDSFMLTILPFLIA